A window from Thermodesulfatator atlanticus DSM 21156 encodes these proteins:
- a CDS encoding HesA/MoeB/ThiF family protein produces the protein MNIFERQKGIFTNEEMARLRASTILVAGLGGLGSFVAEGLVRLGIGGLILVDDDRVSDSDLNRQILYTAEDLGEFKARAARKRLLAIRDDIWLDAWVQRITPKFDIPNKVNGVVDALDNWESRFVLEEICQKKNKFLVHAGLSGVCGQLTSIVPGKTPRLSEIFKGAKDESPAAFFSICAVLGALQVYETAKLLCQHEDTLAGKLLLVDLKTYGFEIVPLAK, from the coding sequence ATGAACATCTTTGAAAGGCAAAAGGGAATTTTCACTAACGAAGAAATGGCCCGTCTAAGGGCCTCTACCATTTTGGTAGCAGGCCTCGGAGGCTTGGGTTCTTTTGTAGCAGAAGGCCTGGTGCGCTTAGGAATAGGTGGTCTTATTCTGGTTGATGATGACCGGGTTTCCGATTCAGACCTAAACCGCCAAATCCTTTACACCGCTGAAGATCTTGGCGAGTTTAAAGCACGTGCAGCGCGCAAAAGGCTCCTTGCCATTCGCGATGACATCTGGCTTGATGCCTGGGTACAAAGGATCACGCCTAAGTTTGACATTCCTAACAAGGTTAACGGAGTAGTGGATGCCCTTGATAACTGGGAATCAAGATTTGTCTTGGAAGAGATTTGCCAGAAAAAAAATAAATTTTTGGTACATGCCGGTCTTTCTGGTGTTTGTGGCCAACTAACCAGTATTGTCCCCGGCAAGACCCCAAGGCTTTCCGAGATTTTTAAAGGGGCAAAAGACGAAAGCCCCGCGGCTTTTTTCTCTATTTGTGCAGTCCTTGGAGCCCTTCAGGTTTATGAGACTGCCAAGCTACTTTGCCAACATGAAGATACTCTTGCGGGCAAATTGCTCCTGGTTGATCTTAAGACCTACGGCTTTGAAATAGTGCCACTTGCTAAATAA
- a CDS encoding ubiquitin-like small modifier protein 1, protein MEKLNEPVKFKLFGTLRLTYRPSEGEIEIDSSLKLKDLIKELDKRYPGVYEKLVNQERLRPGVVILKNGKNVLHLEGLETEIVPGDTVVIFPPGAGG, encoded by the coding sequence ATGGAAAAGCTAAATGAGCCCGTTAAATTCAAACTCTTTGGCACTTTACGCCTTACCTATCGGCCAAGCGAAGGTGAAATAGAGATAGATTCCTCCCTTAAACTCAAAGATCTGATAAAAGAACTGGACAAACGGTATCCAGGGGTATATGAAAAACTTGTGAACCAGGAAAGGTTGCGCCCCGGGGTGGTTATTCTGAAAAACGGTAAAAATGTCTTGCATCTTGAGGGTCTTGAAACTGAGATCGTTCCTGGGGACACGGTGGTTATCTTCCCTCCTGGTGCTGGCGGATGA